One Chloroflexota bacterium genomic window, CCAACGATGATCTCCAATTTCCCATCGCCATTCAAATCGGCGAGCGTGGGCGAGGAATGCCGCACATAGCCCGCATTCCCGCCACCCAGTTGGCGCGTAAACACCGGCGTCACTGCATTCACCGCGAGGGCAGGTTCGGCATTGACAAAGATAAGCACGGAGATAAAGATGCTGGCTCCAATTATCAAAATGTATTTTGTGAGCTGCTTGTGGAACATATCTACTCCCATGAGTTTACTCACTTACAATCATGGCAAACCGGAAATCATCAAAACAAGATCTCCTGGGATGACAAACGAAAAGGTCTGTCATGCCGCGATAGCAGAATGACAGACCTGGACGTCTTCCTATTCCACTTCGGCGGCTCGGCGATCATCGTGTTAGAGCGCGACACTTTAGACCCGTAGCTTTGCGTCCCCGCCTTTCGACGGGTTTGCCATTATCGGTGTTTTTAAAC contains:
- a CDS encoding VCBS repeat-containing protein, whose protein sequence is MFHKQLTKYILIIGASIFISVLIFVNAEPALAVNAVTPVFTRQLGGGNAGYVRHSSPTLADLNGDGKLEIIVG